In Qipengyuania psychrotolerans, one DNA window encodes the following:
- a CDS encoding NUDIX hydrolase, with the protein MHAPDHDAAEEIRWQGKYITAKQRGRWEYVSRSRNIRAAAILALTDADEVLLVEQYRVPLGSVSLELPAGLIGDDDGEEDEDALVAAARELEEETGYRADHLEDLGNFFSSPGMVSESFTLVRATGLTKVGEGGGVGGEDIAVHRVKLAQIREFIAAKRREGCGIDVRMLLLLAEDFLTGE; encoded by the coding sequence ATGCACGCACCTGACCATGATGCAGCCGAGGAAATCCGCTGGCAGGGCAAATATATCACGGCAAAGCAGCGTGGCCGCTGGGAATATGTCTCGCGCAGCCGCAATATCCGGGCAGCCGCAATCCTCGCCCTGACCGACGCCGATGAAGTCCTGCTGGTCGAGCAATATCGCGTCCCACTCGGAAGCGTGTCGCTGGAACTGCCGGCCGGCCTCATCGGCGATGATGATGGAGAGGAAGACGAGGACGCGCTCGTCGCCGCTGCTCGCGAACTCGAAGAAGAAACCGGCTACCGCGCCGACCATCTCGAAGACCTGGGCAATTTCTTCTCCTCGCCCGGCATGGTCAGCGAAAGCTTCACGCTCGTCCGCGCCACCGGCCTGACCAAGGTCGGCGAAGGAGGCGGCGTCGGCGGAGAGGACATCGCCGTCCACCGCGTCAAGTTGGCCCAGATCAGGGAATTCATCGCCGCCAAGCGCCGTGAAGGTTGCGGCATCGACGTGCGCATGCTCTTGCTGTTGGCAGAGGATTTTCTGACAGGAGAGTGA
- a CDS encoding TPM domain-containing protein encodes MAKYLNADQHKLVSDAVASAEQATAGEIVTVLADRSDGYTDVVLLWAAALSFTVMSLFALFPLPFMNLWDSLIGGWMHEWTTGELASMTIALGLATFVATWAVQLWEPLKFSLIPRPVKMARVHAQAVKHFKVGAERRTHGRTGVLLYLSMREHRAEIVADEPIAEKVNAEVWGEAMADMLVEIKQGKIAEGLAAGVRDVGAVLSEHFPRADDDVNELPDRLIEV; translated from the coding sequence ATGGCCAAGTATTTGAACGCAGATCAGCACAAGCTGGTCTCTGATGCGGTTGCTTCGGCAGAGCAGGCGACAGCAGGTGAGATTGTGACCGTCCTTGCCGATAGGTCTGACGGCTACACCGATGTCGTCCTTCTCTGGGCGGCGGCACTGTCATTCACCGTGATGAGCCTTTTTGCTCTCTTCCCGCTGCCATTCATGAACTTGTGGGATTCCCTCATCGGCGGATGGATGCACGAGTGGACGACAGGCGAACTCGCCAGCATGACGATTGCCTTGGGGTTGGCCACGTTTGTGGCCACCTGGGCAGTGCAATTGTGGGAACCGCTCAAATTTTCGCTCATCCCACGACCTGTGAAAATGGCCCGTGTCCACGCCCAGGCTGTCAAACATTTCAAGGTTGGCGCGGAACGCCGAACGCATGGCCGCACCGGTGTCTTGCTCTACCTCTCGATGCGCGAGCACCGGGCGGAAATCGTGGCCGACGAACCCATCGCGGAGAAGGTCAATGCCGAGGTGTGGGGCGAGGCGATGGCCGATATGCTGGTGGAAATTAAGCAGGGCAAGATCGCCGAAGGGCTCGCGGCCGGTGTCCGCGACGTGGGTGCTGTGCTGTCAGAGCACTTTCCGCGCGCAGACGACGATGTGAACGAATTGCCTGATCGCCTGATAGAGGTCTGA
- the mscL gene encoding large conductance mechanosensitive channel protein MscL, which yields MLNDFKEFIAKGNVMELAVAVIIAGAFATIVASMTADLIMPIVGAIFGEVDFSDKFIVLSGEVEAGMSLEAAREAGANVIAWGAFVSTVINFLILAFVIFMLVRYAKKVQARFEKEEETAAEEPAGPTEIELLQEIRDALKSGAPGAPMNGPMG from the coding sequence ATGCTCAACGACTTCAAGGAATTCATCGCCAAGGGCAATGTGATGGAATTGGCCGTCGCAGTCATAATCGCCGGGGCTTTCGCGACGATCGTTGCATCGATGACCGCCGATCTGATCATGCCGATTGTCGGCGCGATTTTTGGCGAAGTCGATTTCAGCGACAAGTTCATCGTGCTCAGCGGCGAAGTCGAAGCTGGAATGTCGCTCGAGGCAGCCCGCGAAGCCGGTGCGAATGTGATCGCATGGGGTGCATTCGTGTCGACCGTGATCAACTTCCTGATCCTCGCCTTCGTCATCTTCATGCTGGTTCGCTATGCCAAGAAGGTGCAGGCCCGTTTCGAGAAGGAAGAAGAGACCGCGGCTGAAGAGCCAGCAGGTCCGACCGAGATCGAATTGCTCCAGGAAATCCGTGACGCGCTGAAAAGCGGCGCTCCGGGGGCACCGATGAACGGCCCCATGGGCTAA
- a CDS encoding TPM domain-containing protein, protein MRHFLAILALAGALFASPLAAQEFPELTGRVVDQADLLTPEQEAALTQKLEALETQSQRQLVIATLPDLQGYDISDYGYQLGREWGLGDAERNDGALLIVAPNDRKVRIEVGYGLEGIMTDALSSVIVQTQILPQFRDGNFPAGIEAGTDAIIQQLVLPEDEARQIAAEAGQKRESEGGFPFGMLIWFGFIFFFFILPMLSGRGRKRRYKRGPWGNTARDIVLWEVGSAIARGALSGGDDWGGGSGGGFGGGFGGGFSGGGGSFGGGGASGGW, encoded by the coding sequence ATGCGCCACTTCCTTGCCATCCTCGCGTTGGCGGGGGCGCTATTCGCGTCCCCGCTGGCCGCGCAGGAATTCCCGGAACTGACCGGCCGGGTCGTCGATCAGGCAGACCTGCTCACGCCGGAGCAGGAAGCAGCGCTTACGCAAAAGCTTGAGGCACTTGAGACCCAGTCTCAGCGCCAACTCGTCATAGCCACCCTGCCCGATCTGCAAGGGTATGACATTTCGGACTATGGGTACCAACTGGGCCGCGAATGGGGGCTCGGTGATGCGGAACGCAATGATGGCGCGTTGCTGATCGTGGCCCCCAATGACCGAAAGGTGCGTATCGAAGTCGGATACGGCCTTGAAGGGATCATGACGGACGCCTTGTCGTCGGTGATCGTCCAAACCCAGATCCTGCCGCAGTTCCGCGACGGCAATTTCCCTGCAGGGATTGAGGCCGGGACCGATGCGATCATCCAACAACTCGTATTGCCTGAAGACGAGGCGCGGCAAATCGCTGCCGAGGCAGGCCAAAAGCGCGAAAGCGAAGGCGGTTTCCCATTTGGCATGCTGATCTGGTTCGGCTTCATTTTCTTCTTTTTCATTCTGCCAATGCTCAGCGGCCGGGGCCGCAAGCGCCGTTACAAGCGTGGCCCGTGGGGTAATACTGCGCGTGACATCGTCCTCTGGGAAGTCGGCTCGGCAATTGCACGCGGCGCGCTTTCGGGCGGTGACGATTGGGGCGGCGGTTCGGGCGGCGGCTTCGGTGGCGGATTTGGCGGAGGTTTCTCCGGCGGAGGCGGTAGCTTTGGTGGCGGCGGCGCTTCGGGAGGTTGGTAA
- a CDS encoding SDR family oxidoreductase codes for MAKAGSGRCAGKLALVTGAAQGLGRAHAKRLAEEGARVLCTDINGAGAEATAAEIIEEMGAGHAYGIQHDVTKPDDWERVVEAADAEIGGLNVLVNNAGIGVAGNIETCDFEDWKRCFSVNVDSIFHGCQKALPLMREHAPGSIINISSIAGLIASDSMPAYNASKAAVWMLSKSIALHCAKKQMQIRCNSVHPTFVDTPILDGTAKHAGLDKDVLMDKLARQIPLKFVGEPNDIANAVVYLASDESRFMTGAELKLDGGISAM; via the coding sequence ATGGCCAAGGCAGGCAGTGGACGGTGTGCAGGCAAGCTGGCGCTGGTGACAGGAGCAGCACAGGGTTTGGGACGCGCTCACGCCAAGCGCCTTGCCGAAGAAGGTGCGCGGGTCCTGTGTACCGACATCAATGGCGCCGGTGCTGAAGCAACTGCAGCCGAAATCATCGAGGAAATGGGCGCGGGCCATGCTTACGGCATCCAGCACGACGTTACCAAGCCCGATGACTGGGAGCGTGTGGTCGAAGCGGCGGATGCGGAGATCGGCGGCCTGAACGTGCTGGTGAACAACGCGGGTATCGGTGTGGCCGGAAATATCGAAACCTGCGATTTCGAGGATTGGAAGCGCTGTTTTTCGGTCAATGTGGATTCAATCTTTCACGGCTGCCAGAAGGCCCTGCCCCTCATGCGCGAACATGCGCCGGGCTCGATCATAAATATCTCGTCCATTGCGGGCCTGATCGCCAGCGACTCCATGCCGGCATATAATGCTTCGAAAGCGGCGGTGTGGATGCTGTCCAAGTCCATCGCGCTTCATTGCGCGAAAAAGCAGATGCAAATCCGCTGCAATTCGGTTCATCCGACCTTCGTGGACACGCCAATCCTTGACGGGACGGCGAAACATGCGGGGCTGGATAAGGATGTGCTGATGGATAAGCTCGCGCGGCAAATTCCGCTCAAGTTTGTTGGCGAACCGAACGATATCGCCAACGCAGTGGTCTATCTCGCCAGTGACGAGAGCCGCTTCATGACCGGTGCGGAGCTGAAGCTCGACGGCGGTATCTCGGCCATGTGA
- a CDS encoding N-succinylarginine dihydrolase yields MNLVEINFDGIVGPSHNYAGLSLGNIASASHGGDTSYPRAAALQGIAKMRSNMELGLAQGYLLPLPRPNFDLMRNLALGAQAPRQLIAAAWSASSMWTANAATVSPAPDTADGRCHLTPANLVTMAHRAQEWRDTKAQLDIAFGDKQHFTVHDAVLPTFGDEGAANHMRFCEGHGSAGVEVFVYGRQGGKFPARQHEQASRAVARLHGLGEDNCIFIEQNPDAIEAGAFHNDVVSVANERVLFTHERAFADKQRAYDAIGAAFPALQIVEVPESAVSLEEAIRTYLFNAQLLTLPTGEMALVVPTECQESASVWAWCEHMLATNGPIRKVIPVDVKQSMANGGGPACLRLRVVADPATVDPRFMLDEAKADRIEAVVAENWPEQIDPADIGSDALAKAVIEAREALLSVLSLDTLV; encoded by the coding sequence ATGAATCTGGTCGAGATCAATTTTGACGGTATCGTCGGCCCTTCGCACAATTACGCAGGGCTCAGTCTTGGCAATATCGCCAGCGCCAGCCACGGCGGTGACACCAGCTATCCGCGCGCAGCCGCGCTGCAGGGCATTGCAAAGATGCGCTCCAATATGGAGTTGGGACTCGCCCAGGGCTATCTGTTGCCGCTACCCCGCCCGAACTTCGACCTGATGCGCAATCTTGCCCTTGGCGCGCAGGCCCCGCGGCAATTAATCGCTGCCGCATGGTCGGCGTCCAGCATGTGGACCGCCAACGCAGCGACGGTCAGCCCCGCTCCCGATACCGCAGATGGCCGCTGCCACCTGACACCGGCCAATCTGGTCACCATGGCCCACCGCGCACAGGAATGGCGCGACACCAAGGCCCAGCTCGATATCGCGTTCGGCGACAAGCAGCATTTCACTGTTCATGATGCGGTCCTCCCCACCTTCGGCGATGAAGGTGCAGCGAACCACATGCGGTTCTGTGAAGGTCACGGTTCTGCTGGGGTCGAGGTCTTCGTCTACGGCAGGCAGGGCGGAAAATTCCCCGCCCGTCAGCATGAACAGGCCAGCCGGGCAGTCGCCCGCCTGCACGGCCTCGGCGAGGACAATTGCATTTTCATCGAACAAAACCCCGATGCAATCGAGGCTGGCGCATTCCACAACGACGTAGTCTCCGTGGCGAATGAACGGGTACTCTTCACGCATGAACGCGCCTTTGCTGACAAGCAGCGCGCCTATGATGCCATCGGCGCCGCTTTCCCGGCTCTGCAAATTGTCGAAGTCCCCGAAAGCGCGGTCAGTCTGGAAGAGGCGATCCGCACCTATCTGTTCAACGCCCAATTGCTGACCCTACCCACCGGCGAGATGGCGCTTGTCGTTCCTACTGAATGCCAGGAAAGCGCCAGCGTCTGGGCGTGGTGCGAACATATGCTCGCCACCAACGGCCCAATCCGCAAGGTCATTCCCGTGGATGTGAAGCAATCGATGGCCAATGGCGGAGGTCCGGCATGCCTGCGCCTGCGCGTGGTCGCGGACCCGGCCACAGTCGATCCGCGCTTCATGCTGGACGAAGCCAAAGCCGACCGGATCGAAGCTGTCGTTGCTGAAAACTGGCCAGAGCAGATCGATCCGGCTGATATCGGCAGCGACGCTCTCGCCAAGGCGGTCATCGAGGCACGTGAAGCACTGTTAAGTGTCCTGTCCTTGGACACACTCGTTTAA
- a CDS encoding recombination protein F produces the protein MSAFEFDTTKAFAAVFAIGISALSMAFAIIPATPTGLVA, from the coding sequence ATGTCTGCTTTTGAATTCGACACCACCAAGGCTTTCGCTGCTGTCTTCGCAATCGGCATTTCCGCACTGAGCATGGCCTTCGCAATCATCCCCGCCACGCCCACCGGCCTGGTCGCCTGA
- a CDS encoding LemA family protein — protein sequence MTRLAGLRVTLLAAFAMALSACGINSVPTAEENAKAKWADVEAQFQRRANLIPNLVEVAQGAAENERTILTEVTNARARATSVNIDAADLGDAEKMAEFQAAQSELGQGLGRLLASFEAYPQIQSNQNFLALQSQLEGTENRIAVAIRDYNEAVRVYNTTIRTFPDIIGANIIHGAEPLIPYEAATEGAEIAPEIDMTSN from the coding sequence ATGACACGTCTAGCCGGCCTCCGCGTCACCTTACTGGCGGCGTTCGCAATGGCCTTGTCCGCCTGCGGCATCAATTCCGTTCCCACCGCCGAAGAAAATGCGAAGGCCAAATGGGCCGATGTGGAAGCGCAATTTCAGCGCCGCGCAAACCTGATCCCGAACCTTGTTGAGGTGGCTCAGGGTGCTGCGGAGAACGAACGGACCATTCTCACCGAGGTGACCAACGCTCGCGCCCGCGCAACCAGCGTGAACATCGATGCCGCCGACCTTGGCGATGCCGAGAAGATGGCTGAATTTCAGGCTGCGCAAAGCGAGCTTGGCCAAGGCCTTGGTCGTCTGCTGGCAAGCTTCGAAGCTTATCCGCAGATCCAGTCGAACCAGAACTTCCTGGCTCTGCAAAGCCAGCTGGAAGGAACCGAGAACCGCATTGCTGTCGCCATCCGCGACTACAACGAGGCGGTCCGCGTGTATAACACCACGATCCGCACCTTCCCGGATATCATCGGTGCCAACATCATCCACGGTGCAGAACCGCTGATTCCGTACGAAGCAGCCACCGAAGGCGCAGAAATTGCACCTGAAATCGACATGACGTCGAACTGA
- a CDS encoding arginine N-succinyltransferase: MTFRLRAAHISDLEHLYEMAKLTGGGFTNLPADRAALTKKLERAEDAFARRDGELGDDQFTLVLENTETGQVRGTCQLFTQVGQQWPFYSYRLTTLTQHSQELDRTVRAELLSLVTDLEGSSEVGGLFLHPGERAGGLGLLLARSRYLFIAMHRSRFADRILAELRGVIDDRGGSPFWDGVAGRFFGMTFQEADYFNAINGNQFIADLMPKHPVYVAMLDEDAKKVIGVPHPSGRAAMRMLENEGFAAQGYVDIFDGGPSMTARTDQVKSVREARPAKIASTDLDIGERALLATGELGTFKSAYGMREFADDGTICIDQVCADALEVGVGDIVWSVAR; this comes from the coding sequence GTGACTTTTCGCCTGCGCGCTGCGCACATCAGCGATCTTGAGCATCTGTACGAAATGGCCAAGCTGACCGGGGGGGGCTTTACCAACCTGCCGGCTGACAGGGCGGCGCTGACGAAGAAGCTCGAACGTGCAGAAGATGCCTTTGCCCGCCGCGACGGCGAGCTTGGCGACGACCAGTTCACGCTGGTGCTGGAAAACACTGAGACGGGACAGGTGCGCGGCACCTGCCAGCTGTTCACGCAGGTCGGGCAGCAGTGGCCCTTCTATAGCTATCGCCTCACCACGCTGACCCAGCACAGCCAGGAACTGGACCGCACGGTGCGAGCCGAACTTCTTAGCCTAGTGACCGATCTTGAAGGTTCATCCGAGGTTGGCGGCCTGTTCCTGCACCCTGGCGAACGTGCCGGCGGCCTCGGTCTGCTGCTGGCGCGCAGCCGCTACCTGTTCATTGCCATGCATCGCAGCCGCTTTGCGGACCGCATTCTCGCAGAACTGCGCGGCGTGATCGACGACCGCGGCGGATCCCCTTTCTGGGACGGCGTGGCCGGACGCTTCTTCGGAATGACCTTTCAGGAAGCCGACTATTTCAACGCCATCAACGGCAACCAATTCATTGCCGATCTAATGCCGAAACATCCCGTCTATGTCGCCATGCTCGACGAGGACGCCAAGAAGGTTATCGGCGTGCCGCATCCCAGTGGACGCGCTGCTATGCGGATGCTCGAAAACGAAGGATTTGCAGCACAGGGCTACGTCGATATTTTCGATGGCGGCCCCAGTATGACTGCCCGCACCGATCAGGTGAAAAGCGTCCGGGAAGCCCGGCCGGCCAAGATCGCCTCGACCGACCTCGACATCGGTGAACGTGCTCTTTTGGCGACAGGCGAACTGGGCACCTTCAAATCCGCCTATGGGATGCGCGAATTCGCAGATGACGGGACGATCTGCATTGATCAGGTTTGCGCAGATGCCCTCGAAGTAGGCGTCGGCGACATTGTCTGGAGCGTTGCCCGATGA
- a CDS encoding PspC domain-containing protein, which translates to MSDLKFREDHPVRESRSFSLDRRNGKLMGVCAGIGRYFGIDTTLVRVGFVLGTLLGFGSFILIYLAIGLIAD; encoded by the coding sequence ATGAGCGACCTCAAATTCCGCGAAGACCATCCCGTCCGCGAAAGCCGCAGCTTTTCGCTGGACCGCCGGAATGGCAAGTTGATGGGTGTTTGCGCCGGGATCGGCCGCTACTTCGGGATCGACACCACGCTGGTTCGCGTCGGGTTTGTCCTGGGCACGTTGCTCGGCTTCGGTAGCTTCATCCTCATCTACCTCGCGATTGGATTGATCGCAGACTAA